The Fictibacillus phosphorivorans genomic sequence CGGTCTTTGAATAATAAAAAAGGCTGAACAATGAATTTCTGAGCATGTGAACATAGAGTATAATGGCATACCTTAGCCCTTTTGCTCGTGCAAACTCAACATATGTCTTAGAATCTTCATCATCTAATAAGAATAATAGTGTCCTAGTTAAAAACAGAGTAGGTATGATGGCCAGGCATAAAATCGGGATAAAATAGGTAGGATTCTGGTCACTATGTGCAATTGGGAATAAAAGAGTCCCAGTATTCCGGAAGTATAGAATCATACTATATTGGATCATCACGACTATGAAAATATCTGGCAGCGACTCTAGTGAAAAGAATACAAAACGAACGGCCTTTTGTATTTTGTCTGGCAAAATCTTTACGATTAACGCAAGTACTAGCGATGTTGTTATAGCTAATAAAAACGCGCCAATCACTAGTTTTACCGAATAATAAAATGGGGTTAATATGGTCGGGAACAGAAGTTTAATCTGTTGATATTCATAATATTCTACATTTGAAAAGGTGATGAGTCTCAGCATTAACGAACCAATATTATCTAGATAGTTACTAAAGAATAGACCTAAATCTTGATTTAAAAATAATGCATTCTTTATAGCTCCGGACTCCAATAAGCGTGCTACAGCTTCGATCCCTTGAACATTGCTGAAGAAAAGGTAAGGAAGTGCACCAATGAAAAAAACACCCACGATCGGCATTAAAAAATAAACAATGCGCCGAAGGACAAGTAAATACATAAAATTTTCCCCCTAAATCTCTCTATCTCTTTTTATCTAATAAAGTTAACTATAATTATTCGACATAATCCATTATTTTCCTCCAGTAAAAAATAAAAAAAGTCCCTTTGAGGGACGTTATTTTAGAATGC encodes the following:
- a CDS encoding ABC transporter permease subunit → MYLLVLRRIVYFLMPIVGVFFIGALPYLFFSNVQGIEAVARLLESGAIKNALFLNQDLGLFFSNYLDNIGSLMLRLITFSNVEYYEYQQIKLLFPTILTPFYYSVKLVIGAFLLAITTSLVLALIVKILPDKIQKAVRFVFFSLESLPDIFIVVMIQYSMILYFRNTGTLLFPIAHSDQNPTYFIPILCLAIIPTLFLTRTLLFLLDDEDSKTYVEFARAKGLRYAIILYVHMLRNSLFSLFYYSKTVYWLLISTLFMVETVMAIPGITDFMLDNGPTTPEVITVSILLMFVPFYLLFTVVSYILSHKLGRTEEEVA